The region tATGTTTATCGTACTACAATTTTAGTCGCAATCAAACGCAACATACTGCATACATAAAAAAGCACAGATGATaacgtaaaattaataataatcatacaATTATGCtgtgttaataataattacaataatactGAGTTTCACACAAAACCCATGAACGTATTTATTAAAGAATCCcttttttataattccttTTATCTTTAATCAATTTTCACACACAAATCATATTATACGAAAGGAACTTGATGTTTAGCTTTTATCTTCATGTAATAATTggatacgtacatatgtttCAAATAGCTAAATAATCAGCTAACTAGTAGAGAATAGTTCaatttaacacgttgactgccacgACACCCGTATTTGGGTGTCAGCAAAGTTTCTGGTCAGACCACATAACCCATATTCGGGTGTCGCTTATTTGACTACTTGCGAAGGATCGTCGTAGGTATTTGAAAAGACAttccataataataaaactgctgaattgttataaaagtaatacgaaaatgatttattaaaaaaattatttaaaatgtaaaactttaaagCATTCTATACATAGTTGAGGATGGTCGGGACAATTTGGACAATAAgttgttgttttctttaaatttgttgTAAACCGTTGAAGCGTTTTCAACAGAAATTCCCAGAAGGAGTTGGACGCCAAGTTTTCTGTGCCATTTGATTCCTTTCTAATTTTGGTGACATAAGAAACCATTTGGTCGGAATAATCTATACCACACTTTCCTTAATTATATTCAACAACAACTAGTGGTTTGAATATTGTGAACAAACGAAACGAGAGATTATTCTTGAGACCACCACTTGAGCGACTCGCATTACTAAAATATCGATGGGAGTATCTAGTAGAAAACGCTTGGCACTGCGGCACGCGTGACCTGACGGAGATTATATTGAAAACGcgcgtggcagtcaacgtgttaatagAAAGGCTTCATTCCATGTACTTTGCACAACCTTACACAAACATGTAGTgtcagataaaaaatataatgtataactttcgtttcttttaactTTCGTACATAATACAAATCGATATCGCGTTCTTTGTTTGCTAACGATATACAAAGATGTAAAAGTAACTTACTAACGAATTGCCTTCATAATTCCATTGGCTCAAAAATTGATGAATTGCTCGATATCGTCTGATTCAGATCAGTAATCgcttcgttattattattgttgttgttattattgttgttattgttatcGTCGGACGCATTAGGAATCGGAGTTGGTGTATCTCTAGTTGGAAATATACGAAGATGCTTGCTCGGTGGTTCCCAAAGGACTAAAGCCATGGAGGGCCTTTCCCTGAAAGAGAAAAACTGTAAACCTTCAAACTTTATTTACTAACAGAGATTGCATCATaatgaaaaaaacaaaatatttgatttaatttagattaatttaattaaaatatgtatactcACAATTTGGATAACAAGGAATTTGGAAGGATTGGTTCTTGTTGGATTCTCTTCAGTTCCTCTGAAAGAACTAGCCTGGGTCCAGTTTTGATTTGATCTGCATTAGTTGCATCCAATTCTAGTTCCATATTCAACTCCCTAGGATTAACTGGTTGTGAGTCAGCTGTTGAAGTTGATGGCACTGAAGACTGTTGATAATTGGAACTAATATGTAAACCTTTAAAATGTGCAGccattttttcttctgttaTAAACTGTTTCGTTTGTCTCCTGTAATcatacattacattatatcatCCATTACatatcaaattgaaaaaatagaaaggttttcctataatatataccattatataaattacttaCATATCTAACAGATCGCAGGTCTCATGTTTTCTCTTCTGATGAAGAACTGATTCGAAACTTGGTGCCCCGGTAAATCTGACTAATTCTGGTTGTTGGAGAGATGGTACACTCCATGGTATAGACATTGGAGGCACCTGTGGCATTTGCATCCATGTCTCTGGTTGTTGTGAAGTATTTTGCTGACTCATCATATGTTGAAATATGGATGGAGGTGTATGGAGATTCGTTCCTCCCATTGCATTCTGAACCGGAGTAGGAAAATAGATTTCATACTACTTAGATACTGCTGCATACTTTTAAGTATTAACTATAATCAACAAACAATCTCAAGTACAACAAtttgttttcaaaaatttataacataacaATTCCcagaatattcaattttatctgTTACAAAAATAACAGTATTTGCGATGGGTAGTAGCTTTGGACCGTTTTCGTATGTAAATATCATATTGACAAAATTCAACGGAATtctgaatgaaaataaaatgctttCTTCATAGAGTATTTTATTTGGATTTGATTAAATCAATATGTAAAACTTATAAATAGTAAATT is a window of Bombus pascuorum chromosome 14, iyBomPasc1.1, whole genome shotgun sequence DNA encoding:
- the LOC132913998 gene encoding homeobox protein 10-like, translated to MTNAMGGTNLHTPPSIFQHMMSQQNTSQQPETWMQMPQVPPMSIPWSVPSLQQPELVRFTGAPSFESVLHQKRKHETCDLLDMRQTKQFITEEKMAAHFKGLHISSNYQQSSVPSTSTADSQPVNPRELNMELELDATNADQIKTGPRLVLSEELKRIQQEPILPNSLLSKLERPSMALVLWEPPSKHLRIFPTRDTPTPIPNASDDNNNNNNNNNNNNNEAITDLNQTISSNSSIFEPMEL